One genomic region from Cryptococcus neoformans var. grubii H99 chromosome 10, complete sequence encodes:
- a CDS encoding ATP-citrate synthase subunit 1, with protein sequence MSTKAIREYDAKQLVSYWLNRSPTPIPCKTDTSFTAVKVAQVQWDPATKQLSPPIRPGQGLPDWVFSSKLVGKPDQLIKRRGKAGLLCLNKGWEETGAWIEERAGKPVTVEKTTGTLNTFIIEPFCPHPAETEYYVCINSAREGDWILFTHEGGVDVGDVDAKALKLLIAVGEEFPTRETIISTLLANVAPAKQDVLCDFLIRLYGVYVDLHFAYLEINPLVCLDAVDGKPAEIQYLDMAAKLDQTADFLCGPMWAVARDVSSTTSGATGIKADRGPPMVWPAPFGRDLTKEEAYIQKLDASTGASLKLTVLNSEGRVWTMVAGGGASVVYSDAIAAAGFAHELANYGEYSGAPTEGQTYEYAKTIIDLMTRGTPHPEGKVLIIGGGAANFSDVAATFKGIIRALKEYKEGLLRHNVKIWVRRAGPNYQEGLKAMRLCGESLGVFMKVYGPESPITAIVPMALGIERPPTAITRDVTPIPSAPVTPPNGAASGIANMANNVGAVKADGSREQPNDQIVRFDTEPITGSRPWFRPFDEHTRSFVFGLQPRAIQGMLDFDFSCGRKVPSVAAMIYPFGGHHIQKFYWGTKETLLPVYTSVGEAIKKHPDVDVVVNFASSRSVYASTLEILSFPQIKAIGIIAEGVPERHARELLHLALKKQVIIIGPATVGGIKPGCFRIGNTGGMMDNLIACKLYRPGSVGYVSKSGGMSNELNNILSYTTNGVYEGVAIGGDRYPGTSFIDHLLRYEADPECRMLLLLGEVGGTEEYRVIEAVKQGIIKKPIVAWAIGTCAKMFTSEVQFGHAGSMANSDMETADAKNRAMRAAGFIVPDTFEDLPDTLKAVYNQLVTKGAIVPKAEIEPPQIPMDYQWASKLGLIRKPAAFISTISDERGQELMYAGMRISDVFKEEIGIGGVISLLWFKRRLPAYACKFIEMVLQLTADHGPAVSGAMNTIITARAGKDLISSLVAGLLTIGDRFGGALDGAAAEFSNGLTSGQTPREFVDSMRKANRLIPGIGHKIKSKTNPDLRVVLVVDFVRKHFPNHKTLDFALAVEDVTTQKSGSLILNVDGAIAASFCDLVSGCGAFTEEEAQEYLKNGTLNGLFVLGRSIGFIGHYLDQRLLKQPLYRHPHDDIFYPSAERVVIQPGKKA encoded by the exons ATGTCCACCAAGG CTATCCGCGAGTACGACGCCAAACAGCTCGTCTCTTACTGGCTTAACCGCTCTCCTACTCCTATTCCCTGTAAGACCGACACTTCTTTTACCGCTGTCAAGGTTGCTCAGGTGCAATG GGATCCTGCCACCAAGCagctctctcctcccattAGGCCCGGACAAGGTCTCCCCGATTgggtcttctcctccaagCTCGTCGGCAAGCCCGATCAGCTTATCAAGCGACGAGGAAAGGCTGGTCTCCTGTGCCTCAACAAGGGCTGGGAAGAGACTGGCGCTTGGATCGAGGAGAGGGCCGGCAAGCCCGTGACCGTTGAGAAGACCACCGGTACTCTCAACACCTTCATCATTGAGCCCTTCTGCCCTCATCCTGCTGAGACTGAGTACTACGTCTGCATCAACTCTGCTAGGGAGGGTGACTGGATCCTCTTCACTCA CGAGGGTGGTGTGGACGTTGGAGATGTTGACGCCAAGGCGCTCAAGTTGCTCATCGCTGTTGGGGAGGAGTTCCCTACTCGTGAGACCATCATTAGCACCCTTCTCGCCAACGTCGCCCCTGCCAAGCAGGATGTTCTCTGTGACTTCTTGATCAGGCTTTACGGTGTTTACGTTGACTTGCACT TCGCCTACCTTGAGATCAACCCTCTTGTCTGTCTCGATGCTGTTGATGGCAAGCCTGCCGAGATCCAATATCTCGACATGGCTGCCAAGCTTGATCAGACTGCTGACTTCCTCTGTGGTCCTATGTGGGCTGTGGCTCGTGACGTCTCTTCCACTACTAGCGGTGCCACTGGAATCAAGGCTGACCGCGGACCTCCCATGGTCTGGCCCGCTCCGTTCGGTCGTGACTTgaccaaggaagaggcttACATCCAGAAACTCGACGCCTCTACCGGTGCTTCCCTCAAGCTCACTGTTCTTAATTCTGAGGGCCGAGTCTGGACCATGGTTGCCGGTGGTGGTGCCTCTGTTGTCTACTCCGACGCCATTGCCGCGGCTGGTTTCGCCCATGAGCTTGCCAACTACGGTGAATACTCTGGCGCCCCCACCGAGGGTCAGACCTACGAGTACGCTAAGACCATCATCGACCTTATGACCCGAGGCACCCCTCACCCTGAAGGTAAGGTCCTCATCATTGGCGGTGGTGCTGCCAACTTCTCCGACGTTGCTGCCACATTCAAGGGTATCATCCGAGCCCTCAAGGAGTACAAGGAGGGTCTCCTTCGACACAATGTCAAGATCTGGGTGCGACGTGCTGGTCCTAACTACCAGGAGGGACTCAAGGCTATGCGTCTCTGCGGTGAATCTCTGGGTGTCTTCATGAAGGTCTACGGCCCCGAGTCTCCTATCACTGCCATCGTCCCCATGGCTCTTGGTATCGAGCGACCTCCTACCGCCATCACCCGTGATGTTACTCCTATCCCTTCTGCCCCCGTCACTCCTCCTAACGGTGCTGCCTCTGGCATTGCCAACATGGCCAACAATGTCGgtgctgtcaaggctgatGGCAGCCGAGAGCAGCCCAACGACCAGATTGTCAGGTTCGACACTGAGCCCATCACTGGCTCTCGACCTTGGTTCCGACCCTTCGACGAGCACACCAGGTCTTTCGTCTTTGGTCTCCAGCCCCGTGCCATTCAGGGTATGCTCGACTTTGATTTCTCTTGTGGTCGAAAGGTTCCTTCTGTCGCTGCTATGATTTACCCCTTCGGTGGTCACCACATTCAGAAGTTCTACTGGGGTACCAAGGAAACTCTCCTTCCCGTCTACACTTCCGTCGGTGAGGCTATCAAGAAGCACCCTGACGTTGACGTCGTTGTCAACTTCGCTTCTTCGCGATCCGTCTACGCTTCTACCCTCGAgatcctctctttccctcagATCAAGGCCATCGGTATCATTGCTGAGGGTGTTCCTGAGAGGCACGCTCGTGagctcctccacctcgctCTCAAGAAGCaggtcatcatcatcggcccTGCTACCGTCGGTGGTATCAAGCCTGGATGCTTCAGGATTGGTAACACTGGTGGTATGATGGACAACCTTATTGCGTGCAAGCTTTACCGACCTGGTTCCGTCGGCTACGTCTCCAAGTCTGGTGGTATGTCCAACGAGCTCAACAACATCCTCTCATACACCACCAACGGTGTCTACGAGGGTGTTGCCATCGGTGGTGACCGGTACCCCGGTACTTCCTTCATCGACCACCTTCTCCGATACGAGGCCGACCCCGAGTGCAGAATGCTCCTTCTCTTGGGTGAGGTCGGTGGTACTGAAGAGTACCGAGTTATCGAGGCCGTCAAGCAGGGTATCATCAAGAAGCCCATCGTTGCCTGGGCCATCGGTACTTGTGCCAAGATGTTCACCTCTGAGGTTCAGTTCGGTCACGCCGGTTCCATGGCTAACTCCGACATGGAGACTGCCGACGCCAAGAACAGGGCCATGAGGGCTGCTGGCTTCATCGTTCCTGACACCTTTGAGGACCTCCCCGACACTCTCAAGGCTGTCTACAACCAGCTCGTCACCAAGGGCGCCATCGTTCCCAAGGCCGAGATCGAGCCTCCTCAGATTCCTATGGACTATCAGTGGGCCTCT AAACTTGGTCTCATCAGGAAGCCCGCCGCTTTCATCTCTACCATCTCCGACGAGCGAGGCCAGGAGCTCATGTACGCTGGTATGCGAATCTCCGACGTCttcaaggaggagattggtATCGGTGGTGttatctctcttctttggtTTAAGCGACGACTTCCCGCCTACGCTTGCAAATTCATCGAGATGGTTCTTCAACTTACCGCCGACCACGGTCCCGCCGTTTCCGGTGCTATGAACACCATCATCACTGCTCGTGCCGGCAAGGACCTTATCTCCTCTCTTGTTGCTGGTCTCTTGACCATTGGTGACAGATTCGGCGGTGCTCTTGATGGTGCCGCTGCCGAGTTCTCTAACGGTCTTACCTCTGGTCAGACTCCTCGAGAGTTCGTTGATTCTATGCGAAAGGCCAACAGGCTCATTCCCGGTATCGGCCACAAGATCAAGAGCAAGACCAACCCTGATTTGCGTGTTGTCCTCGTTGTTGACTTCGTCAGGAAGCACTTCCCCAACCACAAGACCCTCGACTTCGCCCTTGCTGTTGAGGACGTCACCACCCAGAAGTCTGGTTCTCTTATCTTGAACGTTGACGGTGCCATCGCCGCTTCCTTCTGTGATTTGGTCAGCGGATGCGGTGCCTTCaccgaggaagaggctcAGGAGTACCTCAAGAACGGTACTCTCAACGGTCTCTTCGTTTTGGGTAGGAGTATCGGTTTCATTGGTCATTACCTTGACCAGAGGTTGCTCAAGCAGCCCCTTTACAGGC ACCCTCACGACGACATCTTCTACCCCTCTGCTGAGCGTGTTGTTATTCAACCCGGCAAGAAGGCTTAA